Genomic segment of Synergistales bacterium:
GCAACATCCGGGAGGCGCCGATGTTCAAGCAGCTGAACTTCGGCCGCCTGAGCAGGCGGGATCTGCAGCGGCACCTGGCGCGGGTGCCGGAGCTCACCAGCGCCTACCAGCTGAACTATGCGGGGCTCATCGAGGCCCTGGGAGGCAAGGCCGGCGAGCTGATGCTCAAAGGCGGCAAAAAGGATATCGGCATCGACGGCAACTTCGCCTTCTCCGTGGCCTTCCTCAACGCGCCGCACTACTTCTGGAGCGCCTTCCGGAAGGACAGGGGCGCGCCGGAAGAGCAGAGCCAGGCGGCAGAGCAAGAGTCCGAGTAACACCCAAAACCGAAAGGAGCGATTTGATGGCTTTCACCAAACGTCGCGAGATGGTATTCGCCTACACCGTGAAGGACGCCAACCCCAACGGCGACCCCCTGAACGCCAACCACCCCCGGTTCGACGAGGAAACCGGGCAGATCCTCGCCTCGGACGTGCGGATCAAGCGCACCGTGCGTGACCACTGGATCAGCGAGGGGCACCGTGTCTTTGTGGACGGCGAGAAGAAGACACTGAAAAGCAGGGTAGAGGAGCTCCGAACAGAGCTGGGCACCAAGACCGGCAGGGAGACACTGGCGCAGTGCATCGACAGCCGCCTCTTCGGCGCCACCTTCGCCCTGGGGAAGGAATCCTTCGCCTGGACGGG
This window contains:
- a CDS encoding TM1802 family CRISPR-associated protein is translated as MKLEFFQEFADPYLHKEGGQGVFLAGVVLGMVAGGQNKSNIREAPMFKQLNFGRLSRRDLQRHLARVPELTSAYQLNYAGLIEALGGKAGELMLKGGKKDIGIDGNFAFSVAFLNAPHYFWSAFRKDRGAPEEQSQAAEQESE